Within Citromicrobium bathyomarinum, the genomic segment TAGGCCCCGGCGGTGCGGAACACCGCCAGATCGCCGGCGACCAGCGCGGGGCAGTCGCGGTTGGTGGCGAAGGTGTCGCCGGTCTCGCAGATCGGGCCGACGATGTTGGCGGTCATCCGCTCCTCGGTCTGGGCGACCGGCTCGAAATCGTGCCACGCGCCATATAGCGCAGGGCGCGCAAGATCGTTCATCGCCGCATCGACGATCACGAAGGGATTGTTGAGCCCGCGCTTCACCCGCACCACGCGGGTCAGCAGCACGCCGGCATTGCCCGCGATCACGCGCCCCGGCTCGAACACCAGCTGCACGCCCCAGTCGCGGGTCACGCGCGCGACCATTGCGCCGTAATCGGCAGGGCTGGGGAAGCTCTCGCCCGTGCGGTAGGGCACGCCCAGTCCGCCGCCCAGATCGACCCGGGTGATCGTGTGGCCCGCCTCGCGCAGCTGGCCGAGCAGCGTGCCGATCTTCCCGAAGGCGGTTTCCAGCGGCGCGAGATCGGCCAGCTGGCTGCCGATATGAATCGCCAGACCTTCCAGCGCGAGGCCGGGCAGCGCGCCCAGCTCGGCAAAGGCCTCGGCCGCATGATGCAGCGGTACGCCGAACTTGTTGTCCGCCTTGCCGGTGCTGATCTTCTCGTGCGTGCCCGCGTCGACATCGGGGTTGATCCGCAGCGCGCAGCGCGCCTTCTCGCCCCGCGCGGCGGCCAGCTCGGCCAGCTCGCGGCCTTCCTCGCGCGATTCAATGTTGAACTGCGCGATACCGGTGTCGAGGCCAAGCTCCAGCTCGGCGCGGGTCTTGCCGACGCCCGAAAACACGATCTTGTCCGGCGTCATCCCGGCGGCGAGCGCGCGGCGCAGTTCGCCGCCCGAAACCACGTCCGCGCCGAAGCCTTCACGCTGCAACACGCGCAGCACCGCAAGGTTGGGGTTGGCTTTGACCGCGAACAGGATCAGCGGGTTGTCGAGTTCGCCCAACCCTTCGCGAAACACGCGCGCATGGCGTTCCAGCGTGGCGCGCGAATAGACGTAGACGGGGGTCCCAACCTCCTGCGCGATCGTGGGCAGGGGCACATCCTCGGCGTGGAGGATGCCGTCGGTCAGCTTGAAATGGTCCATCGTACTTGGTTCGGCCTAACTCGGGTTCGCACTATTCGGGGGGCAGGTCGAAAGGATCGTCCTCGCGCTCTTCGGAGCGGGTGCGCAGCTCGGTATCGCGGATCGGCTGCGCGATCACATCGGGTTCGAGCAGCTCTTCCGCAGTCAGTCGCTGGTCGCTGCCATAGGGCGCAGGCGGCAGGGTTTCGCCCGGCGGCGGCTGCAAGGCGGCCCGCTGGCCGCAGGCGGACAGCGCGAGCGGGAGAACGGCGGTGAGCACGAGGGCGAGGCGGATGCGCATGGTGGTTCGCTTCAACTGTCGAGGCCGAGCGCGCGGCGCGCCTCGGTCACCTGCTGGCGTACCCGATCGGGCGCGGTTCCGCCATAGCTGCGGCGCGAGGCGACCGATCCTTCGAGCGTGAGGTTGGCGAGCGCTTCCGGCGTCACCCGCGGATCGATCACGGCAAGATCGTCCTGCGTCAGCTGGCCCAGCGCGCAGCCCTTTGCATCGGCCCGCGCCACCGCAGCGCCGGTGATGTGGTGCGCCTCGCGGAAGGGGACGCCCGCCTCGCGCACCAGCCAGTCGGCCAGGTCGGTCGCGGTCGCATGGCCGCTGCCTGCCAGCGCGAGCATCCGCTCGGTGTTGAACTCAGCACCCGCGATCATCCCTTCCATGCTCGCCAGTGAGAGCACCAGCAGGCCGTGCGTCTCGAACACCGGCGGCTTGTCGTCCTGCATGTCCTTCGCATAGGCCAGCGGCAAGCCCTTCATCGTGATCGAAAGCGCGGTCGCCGCGCCGATGATCCGGCCTGCGTGCCCGCGCACCAGTTCGGCAGCGTCGGGGTTCTTCTTCTGCGGCATGATCGAGCTGCCGGTCGAGAGCGAATCGGGCAGGCGGATGAAGCCGAAGGGCTGGCTCGCCCAGATGATGATCTCTTCGGCGAGCCGTGACAGGTGAATGCTGGCGATGCTGGCCGCGTGCAGATAGTCCATCGCGAAATCGCGGTCGGACACGGTGTCGAGGCTGTTGGCGGTTGGCCGCGCGAAGCCCAGAGCCTTCGCCGTCGCCTCGCGGTCGAGATCGAACCCGGTGCCCGCCAGCGCGGCGGCACCCAGCGGACATTCGTCGAGCCGTTCCTTCGCGGCCGCAAAGCGCATCCGGTCGCGCCGGAGCATCTCGTAATAGGCCATCAGGTGGTGGCCGAGCGTGACCGGTTGTGCGGCCTGCAGATGGGTGAAGCCGGGCATGATGTCGGCTGCGTGCTGCTCCGCGCGCATGACCAGCGCGGCCTGCACCGCGGCAAGCCCGGCGTCGGTCTCCTCGATCGCCTCGCGGGTCCACAGCTTGAAATCGGTCGCGACCTGATCGTTGCGGCTGCGCGCGGTGTGCAGGCGGCCCGCGACTGGGCCGACCAGTTCGGTAAGTCGCGATTCCACGGTCATGTGGATGTCTTCCAGGTCCCAGTTCTCGGGCACGCCCTCCCGCTCGTACTCGGCGGCGATGGTCTGGAGGCCGTTGTCGATGGTGGTCGCATCTTCCTGCGACAGGATGCCCTGCGCGGCCAGCATGCTCACATGCGCGCGGCTGCCCGCGATATCCTGCCGCCAGAGCGCCTTGTCGAAGGGAATCGAGGCATTGATTTCGCGCATGATGGCACTAGGCCCGTCGGCGAAGCGGCCGCCCCACATCGCGTTGCCGCGCCCTGCGCTGGAGGTATCCGTGTCCCGTTCTGCCATTTTGCCTGCGCTCGCCATCGTCCTGATCCTGAGCGGGTGCGATAGGGAGGCCGACCCGGCCCCGCAAGAGAGTGCGGCGCAGACCGAGGCTGGCAAAGAGGCGAAGCCCGGCGAGATCGACCGGAGCCATGCGGGCGACCTGATGCCCGCCGCCAACATGGTCGACCCCGAAGGCGCGGTGCTCAATCTGGGCGCGCTGCAGGGGCACCCGGTGCTGATGAACCTGTGGGCCACCTGGTGCGCGCCGTGCGTCAAGGAAATGCCGATGCTCGACCAGCTGGCGGCGGATTACGAGGACGAGCTCAACGTGGTCACGATCAGCCAGGACATGGGCGATCCGGCGAAGATCACCGAATTCTTCGAGAAAAACGACATCGACAGCCTGCCGCCGTGGATCGACCCGCAGCTCGCGCTGGGCGAGGCGATCGGTGCGGCGACGCTGCCGACCACCGTAATGTACGATCGCACCGGGCAGGAGGTGTGGCGGGTGACGGGCGAGCTCGACTGGTCGAGCGAGGCGGCGCGCATGGCGGTCCAGGAGGTGGTCGACGCGCTTTAGCTAGCGTGCGATCGCTTCGTAATCGGGCGCGGAAAGGCCCAGCGGGGCGAGTGGATTGCCGACCAGTCCCGCGACCAGCCGTGCCTGAATTCGCGGCCCCGGCGGCACGCGGCCCAACGGGGTGAGTAGAAAGTCGCGCAACAGCGCGTGCCACGCCTTGTCCGACTGGTAGAGCGGCGTCGCCGCCCAGGTGAGCGCCTGATAGAGCTTCACATGCCGGCTGCGCAGCTGCGCTGCATGGGCAAGGCGTTCCTGCAGATCGCCGTGCGAGGCAATGCCCCGGGCGAGCGCAAAGGCGTCGAGCAGCGCCATGTTCGCACCTTGCCCCAGCTGCGGGCTGGCCGAGTGCCAGGCATCGCCAATGTGGATCAGCCGCTCGCCGACAGGTTCGGGCACGCGGCGATGGGCGTAGCGGGCGAAGGTCAGCTGTTCGGGCTCGGTAATGTGTGCCAGCAGCCCCTCGCAATCCGGCCACAGCGTGCAGACCTGCGCCTTCCACGCATCGAGCCCGGCCTCGCACCATGCTTCGTATGCGCTCGCCTTGAGCGACCAGAAGAAGGAGAGTTCGCGCCGCTCGCCCTCCACCCGCACGCCGGTGGGCAGCACGCCCGCCATTTGCTGCGCGTGGGTGTATCGCTGTTCGAGCAGGCCTGCGTCGAACGGAGCATCTGCGGGCCAGTCCAGCGTGGTCCACAGCGCCCCGAAGGCGAGCCATTCGCCGCACGGCGGGGCGAGGGGGGAGGAGGTGCCCAGCGCATCGACCACCAGATCGAACGCGCGGGTGGTGCGCCCGTCGTCGCAGGTCAGCGTCCGGCCGCCTGCCTCGATTCGAGTGGTGGCAACGGGGAAGCCGGTCTCGATGGCGATCCCCTCGGCCTGCGCGGCGCGAAAGAGCAGGGCGAACAGGCTGCCCCGGTGGATCCCGATCCCGCACGCTCCCGCCACGCCGAGATCGGCATAGCGCGCATCCAGCGCGACATCTCCCTGATGGTTGAGCCCGTGGAGCGCGCGGATCGGCGCGCCGTGGGCGAGGATGTCGGGCGCGAGGCCCAGCGCATCCAGCACCGCCAGCCCGCTCGGCTGGATCATCAGGCCCGATCCGATCGGACGCGGCTGATCGAAACGCTCGAACAGCGTCACCCGGTGCCCCTGCCGATGCAGCAGCAGCGCGGCGGCGAGGCCCGCCGGTCCGCACCCGGCAATCGCGATGTCGAAATGGCTCATCGCCGCCCGATTGCCGCGTCGGCGCGGTATGGGCAAGGGATGGCCGGAAAAGGAATGGTGGGCGATGACAGGCTCGAACTGCCGACATCTTCGGTGTAAACGAAGCGCTCTACCAACTGAGCTAATCGCCCGATCACATTCGGGAGGGCCGCTATCTAGCGGCCCAAACTTGAAAATCAATTGCCAGAAATTCGATTGAAAGCATGTGCAGGCAGGTTAGGGCGGCGTCCATGACGCTTCCCCGCATCCTCGTCCTCGCCACAGGTGGCACCATCGCAGGCCAGGCAGGCGACGCCATGCGCGCCGATTATCGCCCGGGCCAGATCGGGATCGAGGACTATCTGAAACAGGCCAGCGGCCTGGGTGTCGCGGCCGATTTCACCGGGCGGCAGATCGCCAATATCGGATCGGAAGACATCGACGCATCGATCTGGTCGCGCCTCCATGCGGAGATCGATCTGGCGATGCGCGACGACGGCGTCGACGGGATCATCGTAACTCACGGGACCGATACGGCAGAGGAAACCGCCTTCCTGCTCGACCTGACACTGCCCAGCACCAAGCCGGTCGTGCTGGTCGGCGCGATGCGGCCCGCCGATGCGGTTGGATATGACGGGATGCGCAATTTCGCCAATGCGGTGCGGGTTGCGGGCGATCCGGATGCGGCCGGGCGCGGCGTGCTGGTGGTGATGGGCGACCGGGTCCACTCCGCGCGCGACGTGCGCAAGGCGCAGACCCGCGCGACCGAGGCGTTTCGCGGCTTCCCGCGCGAATCGGTCGCGATCGTTACGCCTTCGCGGCTCGACTGGTTCGGGGCGCCGTGGCGAGTGGGGGATAGCGCCTCGCTGCGCTTCCTGTCGCTGCCCGACGTGCCGATCCTGGCGGTCTATGCGGGGATGACCGCAACCGCCGCCGCGCGCCAGCTGTCGGACGATCCGCCGGGAATCGTCGTGTCCGGGCTGGGCGAGGGTAACATGCCCGATCCCGTGCGGCAGATTCTGGTGGAGCATTCCCGGCGCGGATGCCTGGTCGTGCGCGCGAGCCGGACCGACGAAGGGCTGGTCGATCGCGAGCCGCAGGACGATGCCAACGGCTTCGTCGCCTCGCGCGCGCTCGCCCCGCCCAAGGCGCGGCTGCTGACCGCGCTGCTGATCGCCAACGGGATTACCAACCGACAGGAAGCGCAACGGCACTTCGACGGGCGCTAGGCTCAGTTCCCTCCCTTGGGGGAGGGGATTGGGGGTGGGGGACTGCACCATCGGCGTGGCACACCCCCACCCAGCAGTTGCGGATTACCCGTGCGGGGTAACGAGATACTTCTCGCCGGTGCGCATCTGGCGGTATTGCAGCACGGCGTCCTTCTCCAGCATGCCTTCAAGCGTCACTTCCTTCGTGTACTCGCTCTTGAAGGTGGTGGTCAGGTTGTCGAGCACGCGCTTGCGCATGCGGGCGACGGTTTCCTTGCCTGCGCCCTGCATGAATGGGAACAGCAGCCAGCCCGACAGCGTCCAGCCGAAGCCGTAGGACGGGGTCAGCACGGTCGGGCTGAGGTCGAGCCGGCCGTAGATGTACATCTTCTTCTGCTGGTTCGACCCGTAGCGGCTGTATTCGGTCATCTTGCCGACTGCGACCTGCTCCATCGCCTTGAAGGCATTGTCGACCGCCTTGCCCCCGCCGATCGGATCGAAGCCGATGAAGGCGTCGGTCTCGTCGATCGCATTGCGCAGCTGTTTCATGAAATCGTCGTCGGACGAATTGACGATATGCTTGGCACCCAGGCCCTTCAGCACATCGACCTGTTCCTGCCGGCGCACGATGTTCACCAGCTCCATTTCGTCTTCCTGGCAGATGCGCACGAGCATCTGGCCCAGGTTGGACGCGGCGGCGGTGTGCACGATCGCCTTGAAGCCTTCCATCTTGGCGGTCTCGACGAAGCCGAGCGCGGTCATCGGGTTGACGAAGGCGGAGGCGCCATCCTTCGACGAAATGTCGCCCAGCGGCAGGCACATATTGGCATCGGCGATGGCGTATTCGGCGTAGGCGGTACCGGGCACGCAGGAAACGCGCTTGCCCATCAGGGCCTTTGCCGCATCGGAGTCGCCGGTTGCGATCACTTCGCCCGCGCCTTCATTGCCGACCGGCATGCGCTGGCCGTGGCGGCCCTTGGAGCCCGAGTTGAACGGTTCGGGCATCTTGGCGACGATCTTGCCCTCGGAATAATCCGCATTCTCGAGGTCTGCCTGGCCAACCAGCAGGGCAAGATCGCTCGGGTTGATGGGCGCGGCTTCCATTTTCACCAGCACCTGATTGCCCTTGGGCTCGGGGAATTCGCTGGTCGCGACTTCGACGGTCAGCGTGCCGTCGCTTTCCAGCGTGGTGAAGATCTGTTTGCCGGTGGTGGTCATGGGATCGCTCTCCTTGTGCGTGTTCTTCGCCGCCGACCTAGCACTGAAGTTGCAGTGTGCAACCTAATCGCTGTGTTCGTCGGCAGCACGTTCGTCTGGATAGACGGCTTCGACGAAATAGAGCCCGTGCGATGGCGCGTTGAGGCCCAGTTCCTGCCGGTCCTTCGCTTCCAGAACCTGCGCGATGCGGCCTTCGTTCCAGCGCCCCATGCCGACCAGCGCGAGGCAGCCGACCATCGAGCGGACCTGATGATGGAGGAAGCTGCGCGCGGCGACGTGGACGCGGATCTCGTCGCCCGCACGTTCCACATCCAGCCGGTCGAGCGTCTTGACCGGGCTCGCCGCCTGGCAATGGACCGAGCGGAAGGTGGTGAAGTCGTGATGACCGACAAGGCTCTGCGCCGCGCGGTGCATCGCCTCCGCGTCGCACTCGGGCGAGACCAGCCACGCGCGGTTCTTCTCCAGCGTCAGCGGGGCGCGGCGGTTGATGATGCGATAGAGGTAGCGGCGACCGATGCAGCTGAAGCGTGCGTGCCAGTCTTCCGGCACCGCCTCGCAATGCGTCACGGCAATCGGGGCAGGGCGCAGATGCGCGTTGATCGCCTCGCCCATGCGGAACGGCGTCAGCTTGCTCTCGACATCGAAGTGGCTGCGCATGGCGATGGCGTGGACGCCGGTATCGGTGCGCCCTGCGCTGTGCAGAGTGACCTGCTGCCCGGTGACCGCCTGCGCGGCCTCCTCCACCGCCTGCTGCACGCTGGGCCCGTCCTTCTGGCGCTGGAGGCCGAAGAAGGGCGTGCCGTCGAATTCGAGAGTCAGGGCATAGCGGGTCGGGGCCATGGCGCCCCTGCTAGGGACAGATCGCCGCGAGGCAACCCGTCACATAACCTGAAGACCCTCGGGCAGCGGTTCACGCACGCATTTCGCGCCTTCCCGAAAGGCGACCGCGCGCTCCGCCTCGCCGGCCTTCGTGGTGTAGGCGGCAATGTCGAGCGTGCCCAGATCGACGTCATAGCGTGACCGCGTGCCGTTCGCGCTGGTCCAGTCCATCCGGATAACGCCGTTCTCGATTTTGAGCGCGCAATTATCCTGCCCCGCCTGGCAAAGATCGAAGGCCTGGTTGTTGAAATCGGAATAGCGCTTCGGCTGGCCGTCGATCAGGATGAAGCGCTCTGTCACGGTCAAGCCGGTCTTGCCGTCGAAATCGGGCATGGCGCAGGTGATCAGCCCGTCGGAAAGATCGGCAGGGGCTGCTGAGGAGACGCTTGGCAAGCTGTCGCCGGCCGCCTCGCCGGGCTCTGCCGCGCCGCACGCCGCCAGCGCCGTGCCCGCTGCGATCATCCCCGCACCGATCGTGATTGCCAGCGACCGTCTCATATCCGTCTCCCCAGTGAATGGTGGGGCGACGTTTCCCGATCGCGGGGCGAAGTCAATCGCGCGCCAAGGGCCTAACGTGCATTGTCATGAACCCAGCTTCGCGCCTTTGCCGATCGCGCGCCCGCGCTGGAAATCCGCCGTATCCATCGCCGGCTTGCCCGCCCGCTGGACGCGGGTGAGCCGCAATGCGCCACTGCCGCAAGCCACGGTCAGCGCGTCGTCCAGCACGGTGCCCGGCGCGCCCGAACCCTCCGCGATCTCTGCCGCGAGAGTCTTCACGCGTTCCATCCCCTCGGCGCCTTCATATTCGAAGAACGCCCCCGGCCATGGGGCGAAGGCGCGCACCTGCCGCTCGACCTGAACCGCGTCCTGCGTCCAGTCGAGCCGCGCCTCGGCCTTGTCGATCTTGGGCGCGTGAGTGGCCTCGGCGTCGTCCTGCATGACTGGGATATGCTTGGATAGTTCGCGCAGGGTCCCGATCATCAGCTGCGCGCCCTTCTCGGCCAGTTCGTCGGTCAGGTCGCCTGCGGTCTTGCGGTCGATCGGGGTGCGGATGGTCGCCAGCATCGGCCCGGTGTCGAGCCCGGCCTCCATCTGCATGATCGTGACCCCGGTGCCGGTGTCGCCCGCCAGAATCGCGCGCTGGATCGGTGCGGCACCGCGCCAGCGGGGAAGGATGCTGGCGTGGACATTGAGGCAGCCGTGCGTCGGCGCATCGAGCACCGCCTGCGGCAGGATCAGGCCATAGGCCGCGACCACTCCGACATCGGCATCCAGCGCGGCGAAGGCGTCCTTCTCCTCCTGCGATTTGAGCGAGGCAGGATGGCGCACCTCGATCCCGAGGCGCTCGGCCGCCTGATGCACGGGCGTCGGCTGGAGCTTCTTGCCGCGTCCCGCCTTGCGCGGTGGCTGGGTGTAGACGCACACCACCTCGTGCGCGGCGTGCACCAGCGCTTCCAGCGTCGGCACCGCGAAATCGGGCGTTCCCATGAAGACGATGCGCATAAGCTGTGCGGCGACCTTTGCTGTGGAGGGATGCTCGCCCTATCTGTCACCCCATGGCATCGCAAGAGATCGAGACACTGGCATCCGCGCTCGCCCGGCTCCCCGGGCTGGGCCCGCGCTCGGCGCGGCGTGCGGTGCTACATCTGGTCAAGAAGCGCGAAACCGCGCTGCCCGCGCTGCTCGATGCGCTGCTCAGCGTTCAGGACACGCTGGAGGAATGTCGCATCTGCGGCAATGTCGACACACAAGACCCCTGCGGCATCTGCTCCGATCCGCGGCGCGATGCGAAGTCGATCTGCGTGGTCGAGGATGTGGCCGACCTGTGGGCGCTCGACCGGGCCAAGCTGTTCTCGGGCACCTTCCACGTGCTCGGCGGGCGGCTCTCCGCGCTCGACGGCGTGCGGCCCGAAGATCTCGCGATCCCCGGCCTGCTCGCGCGGGTCGAAGCGGGGGTGGACGAGGTCGTGCTGGCGATGAACGCTACGCTCGAAGGGCAGACCACCGCCCATTACCTCGCCGAGCGGCTGGAGGATTTTCCCGTGCGCATCACGCAACTCGCGCACGGCCTGCCGGTGGGCGGAGAGCTGGACTATCTGGACGAGGGAACGTTGGCGCAGGCGCTCAGAGCGCGCAGGCCGCTCGGCTAACCGCTTGATAGCGGGGCGAAGCGCGCTTATCTGGCCCTCATGGCTATCCGCGAAATCCTTGAAGTGCCGGACCCCCGGCTGAAAACCGTCTCCCAGCCCGTTGAAGCGGGCGAGTTCGACGACGATCTGCGCACCCTCGTCGACGACATGTTCGAGACGATGTACGCCGCCAACGGCATCGGCCTTGCTGCGATCCAAGTCGGCGTGCCCAAGCGCATCCTCGTGATCGACCTGCAGCCCGAAGACCCGGACGCAGAGCCGATCGAGTGCGACCATGACGGGCACAAGCACACGCATCCGGCGACCAAGAAAGAGCCGCGGGTGTTCATCAACCCGGAAATCCTCGACCCGAACGAGGAACTGGCCACCTATCAGGAAGGCTGCCTCTCGGTCCCCGACATCTACGCCGACGTCGATCGCCCCGCGACCTGCACGGTCCGGTGGAAGGATCTCGACGGCAAGGAACATACCGAGGCGATGGAGGGGCTGCTCGCCACCTGCATCCAGCACGAGATGGACCACCTCGAAGGCATCCTGTTCATCGACCACCTCAGCCGCCTCAAGCGCCAGATGGCGCTCAAGAAGCTGAAAAAGCTGCGGGTCGCGGCTTAACCAGCGAGATATTCGTCATTGCGAGCCGCCGAAGGCGGCGCGGCAATCCATGGTGCCGGTCCATGGATTGCTTCGCTACGCTCGCAATGACGAGTCTTTGGTTTCGAATTACGCCGCTTCGACCATACCCTGCAGCGCCTTGACGCAGTCTTCCATGCACTCGCGGCACATCTTCTCGCACCGCTTGCAGTGCGGATTGTCGTGCTTCGCGCATTCCTCGGCGCAGACCTTGCAGGCGAGGATGCATGCTTCGAGCAGCGACTTGATCACCGCCGTGTTGCCGTGCGTGCGCCGCGCCGCGACCGTGCTGACCGCCTGACAGATATCCGAACAGTCCGAGCATTTGCGGATGCATTCGGACATGTCGCCTTCTTCCGCGTTGCACGCATCGACGCACGAGTTGCAGATCGCCGCGCAATACATCGCGTGCTTCACGGCCTCGGCCAGCTGTTCGTTGTAATCGGCCCCGACGGACGGGTGCTCGCTGATCATTTCCTTGATCGACATCGGTTTTTCTCCTTCTCATGAGAGGTAGCGGAACGGGCGGGGGATAGTTCCCGCGGCGGCTTGGCGCGCGGCGTCGTTCCAGCTATGTTCCGGCCATGGAATATGCGATTCTGGGTGTCGTGGCGCTGCTCATCGGGCTAGGCGTCGGGTGGTATCTCGGTGGCCGGCCGGCAGCCGAGCTGAAGACGCGGCTGGCCGAGAGCGAGCGGGAGGCGAAGGAGACCGACGCCAAATACCTGCGCGCCTATGCCGAGCTTGAGGCGGCGCGCGAAAAGGGCGCGCGCGTCGATGCGCTGGAGGCCGAGCTGAAGGAAACCCGCGCGCGGCACGAAACCGTGCTGGAAGAGGCGCGGCGCGCCAATGGGGCGCTGTCCTCCGAACTGGCGACCCTGAAAGAGAAGACTGCCAATTTCGACGAGCAGAAACGCCTGCTGGTGGAAGCACGCGAGGAACTGCTCAAGGAATTCCAGAACACCGGTTCGGCTGTGCTGAGCAAGGCGCAGGAAGCCTTTCTTGAGCGTGCGAGCGAGCGGTTCGGCCACTCCGAGAAATCCTCCGAGGAAAAGATCCGCGCGCTGCTCGCGCCCGTGGGCGACCGCCTCAAGAAGTACGAGGATCAGGTCGCCGCGCTGGAGGAAAAGCGCACCAACGCCTTCTCCTCGCTCGCCGCGCAGATCGAGCAGATGCGGCTGGGCCAGGAAGAGGTGCGGCGCGAGGCGCAGCGGTTGGGCAATTCGCTCACCAACGCGCCCAAGGCACGCGGTCGTTGGGGTGAGCGGGCGTTGCAGAACGTGCTCGAGCAGTGCGGGCTGTCCGAACATACCGACTTCAATCTCGAACAGTCGCTGGAGACGGCCGAGGGCCGGTTGCGGCCCGATGCCATCGTCAACGTGCCCGGCTCGAAGAAGCTGGTGATCGACGCCAAGGTCTCGCTCAACGCCTACCAGGCCGCGTTCGAGGCGGAGGACGAGGGGGAGCGCAAGCGGCATCTCGACCTGCACGCCAAGTCAATGCGCGGCCATGTCCAGACGCTCGGATCGAAAAGCTACCAGAGCCAGTTCGACGACGCGCCCGACTATGTCGTGATGT encodes:
- the fmt gene encoding methionyl-tRNA formyltransferase translates to MRIVFMGTPDFAVPTLEALVHAAHEVVCVYTQPPRKAGRGKKLQPTPVHQAAERLGIEVRHPASLKSQEEKDAFAALDADVGVVAAYGLILPQAVLDAPTHGCLNVHASILPRWRGAAPIQRAILAGDTGTGVTIMQMEAGLDTGPMLATIRTPIDRKTAGDLTDELAEKGAQLMIGTLRELSKHIPVMQDDAEATHAPKIDKAEARLDWTQDAVQVERQVRAFAPWPGAFFEYEGAEGMERVKTLAAEIAEGSGAPGTVLDDALTVACGSGALRLTRVQRAGKPAMDTADFQRGRAIGKGAKLGS
- a CDS encoding zinc-binding dehydrogenase, which translates into the protein MTTTGKQIFTTLESDGTLTVEVATSEFPEPKGNQVLVKMEAAPINPSDLALLVGQADLENADYSEGKIVAKMPEPFNSGSKGRHGQRMPVGNEGAGEVIATGDSDAAKALMGKRVSCVPGTAYAEYAIADANMCLPLGDISSKDGASAFVNPMTALGFVETAKMEGFKAIVHTAAASNLGQMLVRICQEDEMELVNIVRRQEQVDVLKGLGAKHIVNSSDDDFMKQLRNAIDETDAFIGFDPIGGGKAVDNAFKAMEQVAVGKMTEYSRYGSNQQKKMYIYGRLDLSPTVLTPSYGFGWTLSGWLLFPFMQGAGKETVARMRKRVLDNLTTTFKSEYTKEVTLEGMLEKDAVLQYRQMRTGEKYLVTPHG
- a CDS encoding asparaginase, yielding MTLPRILVLATGGTIAGQAGDAMRADYRPGQIGIEDYLKQASGLGVAADFTGRQIANIGSEDIDASIWSRLHAEIDLAMRDDGVDGIIVTHGTDTAEETAFLLDLTLPSTKPVVLVGAMRPADAVGYDGMRNFANAVRVAGDPDAAGRGVLVVMGDRVHSARDVRKAQTRATEAFRGFPRESVAIVTPSRLDWFGAPWRVGDSASLRFLSLPDVPILAVYAGMTATAAARQLSDDPPGIVVSGLGEGNMPDPVRQILVEHSRRGCLVVRASRTDEGLVDREPQDDANGFVASRALAPPKARLLTALLIANGITNRQEAQRHFDGR
- the argH gene encoding argininosuccinate lyase, whose protein sequence is MAERDTDTSSAGRGNAMWGGRFADGPSAIMREINASIPFDKALWRQDIAGSRAHVSMLAAQGILSQEDATTIDNGLQTIAAEYEREGVPENWDLEDIHMTVESRLTELVGPVAGRLHTARSRNDQVATDFKLWTREAIEETDAGLAAVQAALVMRAEQHAADIMPGFTHLQAAQPVTLGHHLMAYYEMLRRDRMRFAAAKERLDECPLGAAALAGTGFDLDREATAKALGFARPTANSLDTVSDRDFAMDYLHAASIASIHLSRLAEEIIIWASQPFGFIRLPDSLSTGSSIMPQKKNPDAAELVRGHAGRIIGAATALSITMKGLPLAYAKDMQDDKPPVFETHGLLVLSLASMEGMIAGAEFNTERMLALAGSGHATATDLADWLVREAGVPFREAHHITGAAVARADAKGCALGQLTQDDLAVIDPRVTPEALANLTLEGSVASRRSYGGTAPDRVRQQVTEARRALGLDS
- a CDS encoding NAD(P)/FAD-dependent oxidoreductase; this translates as MSHFDIAIAGCGPAGLAAALLLHRQGHRVTLFERFDQPRPIGSGLMIQPSGLAVLDALGLAPDILAHGAPIRALHGLNHQGDVALDARYADLGVAGACGIGIHRGSLFALLFRAAQAEGIAIETGFPVATTRIEAGGRTLTCDDGRTTRAFDLVVDALGTSSPLAPPCGEWLAFGALWTTLDWPADAPFDAGLLEQRYTHAQQMAGVLPTGVRVEGERRELSFFWSLKASAYEAWCEAGLDAWKAQVCTLWPDCEGLLAHITEPEQLTFARYAHRRVPEPVGERLIHIGDAWHSASPQLGQGANMALLDAFALARGIASHGDLQERLAHAAQLRSRHVKLYQALTWAATPLYQSDKAWHALLRDFLLTPLGRVPPGPRIQARLVAGLVGNPLAPLGLSAPDYEAIAR
- a CDS encoding TlpA disulfide reductase family protein, with the protein product MSRSAILPALAIVLILSGCDREADPAPQESAAQTEAGKEAKPGEIDRSHAGDLMPAANMVDPEGAVLNLGALQGHPVLMNLWATWCAPCVKEMPMLDQLAADYEDELNVVTISQDMGDPAKITEFFEKNDIDSLPPWIDPQLALGEAIGAATLPTTVMYDRTGQEVWRVTGELDWSSEAARMAVQEVVDAL
- the recR gene encoding recombination mediator RecR; its protein translation is MASQEIETLASALARLPGLGPRSARRAVLHLVKKRETALPALLDALLSVQDTLEECRICGNVDTQDPCGICSDPRRDAKSICVVEDVADLWALDRAKLFSGTFHVLGGRLSALDGVRPEDLAIPGLLARVEAGVDEVVLAMNATLEGQTTAHYLAERLEDFPVRITQLAHGLPVGGELDYLDEGTLAQALRARRPLG
- the truA gene encoding tRNA pseudouridine(38-40) synthase TruA, producing the protein MAPTRYALTLEFDGTPFFGLQRQKDGPSVQQAVEEAAQAVTGQQVTLHSAGRTDTGVHAIAMRSHFDVESKLTPFRMGEAINAHLRPAPIAVTHCEAVPEDWHARFSCIGRRYLYRIINRRAPLTLEKNRAWLVSPECDAEAMHRAAQSLVGHHDFTTFRSVHCQAASPVKTLDRLDVERAGDEIRVHVAARSFLHHQVRSMVGCLALVGMGRWNEGRIAQVLEAKDRQELGLNAPSHGLYFVEAVYPDERAADEHSD
- the lysA gene encoding diaminopimelate decarboxylase, with product MDHFKLTDGILHAEDVPLPTIAQEVGTPVYVYSRATLERHARVFREGLGELDNPLILFAVKANPNLAVLRVLQREGFGADVVSGGELRRALAAGMTPDKIVFSGVGKTRAELELGLDTGIAQFNIESREEGRELAELAAARGEKARCALRINPDVDAGTHEKISTGKADNKFGVPLHHAAEAFAELGALPGLALEGLAIHIGSQLADLAPLETAFGKIGTLLGQLREAGHTITRVDLGGGLGVPYRTGESFPSPADYGAMVARVTRDWGVQLVFEPGRVIAGNAGVLLTRVVRVKRGLNNPFVIVDAAMNDLARPALYGAWHDFEPVAQTEERMTANIVGPICETGDTFATNRDCPALVAGDLAVFRTAGAYGATMASSYNSRGFVPEVLVSGSDYAVVADRIDAGAIMDAERVPEWLD
- the def gene encoding peptide deformylase is translated as MAIREILEVPDPRLKTVSQPVEAGEFDDDLRTLVDDMFETMYAANGIGLAAIQVGVPKRILVIDLQPEDPDAEPIECDHDGHKHTHPATKKEPRVFINPEILDPNEELATYQEGCLSVPDIYADVDRPATCTVRWKDLDGKEHTEAMEGLLATCIQHEMDHLEGILFIDHLSRLKRQMALKKLKKLRVAA